From the Syntrophorhabdaceae bacterium genome, one window contains:
- a CDS encoding CocE/NonD family hydrolase — MKMRRTFGIGIVATLLLVLCFISFGSADPLVSKPGVYSGYSNVLYDGWVRSSQYVTVRDGTKIALDIYRPTLKGAVANTPYPVIFQQTQYRRSYYANGKLVLQGTNQTYVDFLTKYGYVFAVADARGIGASYGQRRGPWSREEAYDTYDIIEWLADQPWSNGNIGMWGLSYMGGTQVMAASTMPPHLKAIFPAQTPFDNYDELLTIIPANGPFGELSNAATDLTAAPVDADTVINSYGYPSMLYAAVQEHLPYYNSIQQLALSLGQTAPPYSSVGPAPYRDSYAPLAHSQYYYENSASTYLPEIKHSHVAVYNMGYWNNWLRRGSISAFENFRNPSKLILTATSSTPSFSFVSEHLRFFDYWLKGINNGIMGQPPIYYNTLTDGAEGTGWHYAWKWPLPNEKRTRYYLQAGPSGSTNPGVNDGVLSRTVPTGTSAQDDYTVFYGITPANQDAKGITYTTDPLTADMEITGHPVVHLWISSTQTDGDFVASLEEITAAGKATVVASGSLRASLRKIVFPPYNYMGLPWRRALEADEQKLTPGTPVELKFDLLPLSNVFSKGNRIRLTIVCDSSPNTPHLSPVPVVSIYRNMAMASYITLPVTTDPIRVRADVKPDMINLKSHGEFTVAITPPYRLGKGYGARDIDISTLRCNGAPAVRGTVERDTLIAKFNTQDLVGTSAGPAATFSVTGKFNYDIPFSGTDKVRVMK, encoded by the coding sequence ATGAAAATGAGACGCACTTTTGGTATTGGCATTGTTGCTACACTTCTTTTGGTACTCTGTTTCATCTCTTTCGGTTCGGCTGATCCGCTGGTTTCCAAACCCGGCGTATACAGCGGCTATTCCAACGTACTCTATGATGGGTGGGTCCGTTCCTCCCAGTATGTCACAGTACGGGATGGGACCAAGATCGCTCTCGACATCTATCGCCCCACATTGAAAGGCGCGGTTGCAAATACTCCTTATCCGGTTATCTTTCAACAGACCCAGTATCGCCGGTCATACTATGCGAACGGCAAACTTGTACTCCAGGGCACCAATCAGACCTACGTGGATTTCTTGACAAAATACGGCTATGTTTTTGCTGTGGCGGACGCCAGGGGCATAGGCGCCTCCTACGGGCAACGTCGAGGTCCTTGGTCCAGGGAAGAAGCCTATGATACCTACGATATCATAGAGTGGCTGGCGGATCAGCCATGGAGCAACGGCAATATCGGTATGTGGGGCCTTTCTTATATGGGTGGAACACAGGTCATGGCCGCCAGCACCATGCCGCCCCACCTCAAAGCCATTTTTCCCGCGCAGACACCATTCGACAACTATGATGAACTCCTTACCATCATACCGGCGAACGGACCTTTTGGAGAGCTTTCAAATGCGGCGACCGACCTGACCGCGGCCCCTGTGGACGCAGATACGGTCATTAATAGCTATGGCTATCCATCAATGCTGTATGCGGCTGTGCAGGAACACCTGCCCTATTACAACAGCATCCAGCAACTCGCCTTAAGCCTTGGCCAGACTGCACCGCCTTACAGCTCCGTGGGGCCCGCTCCGTACCGCGACAGCTACGCTCCTCTGGCTCATAGTCAGTATTACTACGAGAATAGTGCAAGCACTTACCTGCCAGAGATCAAACACTCTCACGTTGCTGTCTATAATATGGGATACTGGAATAACTGGTTGAGGCGGGGCAGCATTTCGGCCTTCGAGAATTTTCGAAACCCGAGCAAACTGATACTGACAGCCACATCATCGACACCTTCATTCAGCTTCGTATCGGAACACCTTCGCTTCTTCGACTACTGGCTGAAAGGTATCAATAACGGTATCATGGGGCAGCCTCCCATCTACTACAATACTCTGACCGATGGTGCGGAAGGCACAGGCTGGCACTATGCCTGGAAGTGGCCGCTACCTAACGAGAAGCGTACCAGATACTACTTACAGGCCGGTCCGTCGGGAAGTACAAACCCCGGCGTTAACGACGGAGTGCTGAGCCGAACCGTTCCCACGGGAACCAGCGCGCAGGACGACTACACCGTCTTCTACGGCATCACCCCGGCAAATCAAGATGCCAAAGGCATTACCTACACCACCGATCCTTTGACTGCTGATATGGAGATAACGGGCCATCCCGTGGTCCATCTCTGGATTTCATCCACTCAGACGGACGGTGACTTTGTGGCTTCTCTTGAAGAAATAACCGCCGCGGGAAAGGCTACCGTGGTTGCAAGCGGCTCTCTCAGGGCATCGCTCAGAAAAATCGTCTTCCCGCCTTACAACTACATGGGGCTTCCCTGGCGTCGTGCGCTTGAGGCCGACGAGCAAAAGCTCACCCCGGGCACTCCTGTGGAACTCAAATTTGACCTTTTGCCTCTCTCCAACGTGTTCAGCAAAGGAAACCGTATAAGACTCACTATCGTCTGTGACTCCTCACCCAACACGCCGCACCTGTCACCTGTACCCGTTGTGAGTATCTATCGCAACATGGCCATGGCCTCTTACATCACTCTTCCAGTCACCACCGACCCCATCAGGGTTAGAGCCGATGTAAAGCCTGACATGATCAATCTCAAGAGCCACGGAGAGTTCACCGTTGCCATTACGCCACCCTACAGGCTCGGGAAGGGGTATGGCGCGCGCGATATCGACATAAGTACTCTGCGGTGCAACGGCGCTCCCGCCGTCAGAGGAACCGTCGAACGTGACACCCTTATTGCAAAATTCAATACGCAGGATCTCGTCGGTACGTCAGCTGGACCGGCGGCTACCTTTAGCGTAACAGGCAAGTTCAACTATGATATCCCCTTTTCAGGCACAGACAAGGTGAGGGTAATGAA